DNA sequence from the Manihot esculenta cultivar AM560-2 chromosome 11, M.esculenta_v8, whole genome shotgun sequence genome:
ATAAGTTACTAATTTCTTGGGTCTCTCTCACTATGGATTCATGGATTTTCCAGTCTAGGTGACATAAATGTTTCTTTTCTCATGAGATCAGCAGAATGTTCAAtgcaaaaaaatagaaaaaggaaATGATAGAGGAAAAAAAAACCTGAGTGTCACATGATAAGTTTGCATCTTGGGCACTGCAGCTCGTACAGTATTTGCCCAACAAGACGGAATCAAAGGTTTCAATTTGAGGTTTCTGCTGCACCAAGCTCACCAAAAATCCCCACAAGAACATGTACCATCCCAGATATGGTGAAATTGATTTCCATCTCGAACAATGATCTTACGTTTAGTGACTTTGGACATGAATTTCATAAAAGAATGACAATCAAGACAAATTCGGAGATTCTGCATAATCTGAATAGGAGCCCCATTTGGTGTTCTCAGAATGCCACACACAAGGGCAAGTTTCTCACTGTGGTAATCCTGCTCATTCTTTTTTTGTTCCTCCTCAACACCGTGAAGTACAACTTTTGTATCTGGATAACCTGCAGCTCTGAAGCATCTATAGAAGTCCTCTAGTGCCAAGTGAATTTCATCGATTGCATCATGTTTCTTGTCTCCCACAAGGAAACAGTGCACCTTGTTCTTGATCTGAATCCAGCTGATTCCTGGTTCTTTCTTCACGGCAATGTGTTTCATCAATTCCCTTATTTCCCTTGCTTTGTCCCACATGCCTTGATATGCATAtatatttgataataataaataagtcTCAGACCTCTTTGTCCCCATTTCTAAAAGCTTTTCAGCAACCCTCTGGCCAATTTCCATGTTCTGATGGATCCTACAAGCAGCAAGAAATGCATCCCAAATTACACAATCTGCTTTTATGGGCATGTTTTGGATGAGAGCTTCAGCTTCTGAAAGCTTTCCAGCTCTCCCAAGGAGATCAACCATGCAAGTATAGTGACAAACAGATGGGATCATCCCATAGTCCTGGGTCATGGAAATGAAATAGTCCCATCCTTCTTTGACCAACCCAGCCTGGCTACAGGCACGTAAAACACCTAAAAAACTTATTTCATTTGGCAAAACTCCAGCTTCTTCCATTTGTCTGAAAATTTTGATTGCTTCTTTACCCAATCCATTTTGTGCACATCCAACTAAAACTGCATTCCATGTGAATAGGTCCCTGTCAAGCATCTCTTCAAAGACATAAAGACCATCTAGACTACCACACTTGAAATACATAGATATTAGAGCATTCAACACAGATAAACATGAATCAAATCCATATTTGAATAGCAATCCATGGAACTGTTCTCCAAGACAGATTGCACCCAGATTGCCACAAGCACTTAGAAGGCTAGTAACTGTTATGTGTTTTGGTTTCACTCCAGCAGACAACATATCAAGGAACAATTTCAAGGCCCTCTCTCCTTCACCAGCTTGCATATATGCTGATATGATAGCTGTCCAAGATACCACATCCCGCATTGGCATCTTTTCGAAAGTGTTCCATGCATCATTCAACATGTTGTTCTCTGAAAGCCCAGAAATGAGTGAGTTCCACGAGACTGTGTCCCTCGCATTCATTGTACTAAATGCCTGGGAAACATCTCCTATGTTATTGCACTTTGCATACATGGAAATCAAGCCATTTCCCACAAATGGATTAGAGTCAGAACGTGTCTTAATAGTAAGGGAGTGTATTTGTTTACCTATTTCAACATCTCCAATGTTGGCACAAGCAACCAAAGCACTGGTAAAGCTTGAACGACTTGGAACCATCCCAGTCCTAAGAAGCTCAGAAAACAACTCCAAACCCTCTCTAAAATTTCCATTCTGCACAAAACCAGCAATCATGGCTGCCCAAGAAGCAGCATTCCTAACAGGCATTTGCAGAAACATAGCTTTTGCTTCTTCAACCATTCCATTCTGGGCATATCCACCAATCATAGCATTCCAAGTAACTAGATTTGGATTCTCAATCTGGTCAAATATGTGTCTGGCATCATCAATCCTCCCTTTCTGCATATATGCAGCCATCATCGTGGTCCTCGTAGGAACACTtttttcactctctctctcataCAATGCAATTGCATCATCCAATCTTCCACACTGTGAAAAAGCAGCAATCATACTAGTCCATGAGTACTCATTCCTTACTGGCATAGCTTCAAAAAATTTAGCAGCATTATCCAAACTCCCACTCCTCATATATGCATTCAGAATAGCAGTCCCCACCACCACATCCCCTTCATAGCCCAATTTCATCGTTATAGTCCTCAAACTGCTAATCAAATCCAAATTATTCAAACCCATTAT
Encoded proteins:
- the LOC110625941 gene encoding pentatricopeptide repeat-containing protein At4g02750 — encoded protein: MISCRLLRVRSLSTFPLPIHVSQRPLYPQRHLFQCNLRIQQLGKLGRVEEARHVFDSMSQRDSVSWNSMINAYIQNNNIRDAKLLFNAFDHKNVRTWTILLSGYAKAGLIEEAKTVFQSMPERNVVSWNAMLAGYVQNGDIKNARKLFDEMPEKNISSWNSIITGYSRCGLMREARELFDRMGERNCVSWMVMVSGYVEISQYREGWHIFLIMMNSGLMPDQSILVVGLSAIMGLNNLDLISSLRTITMKLGYEGDVVVGTAILNAYMRSGSLDNAAKFFEAMPVRNEYSWTSMIAAFSQCGRLDDAIALYERESEKSVPTRTTMMAAYMQKGRIDDARHIFDQIENPNLVTWNAMIGGYAQNGMVEEAKAMFLQMPVRNAASWAAMIAGFVQNGNFREGLELFSELLRTGMVPSRSSFTSALVACANIGDVEIGKQIHSLTIKTRSDSNPFVGNGLISMYAKCNNIGDVSQAFSTMNARDTVSWNSLISGLSENNMLNDAWNTFEKMPMRDVVSWTAIISAYMQAGEGERALKLFLDMLSAGVKPKHITVTSLLSACGNLGAICLGEQFHGLLFKYGFDSCLSVLNALISMYFKCGSLDGLYVFEEMLDRDLFTWNAVLVGCAQNGLGKEAIKIFRQMEEAGVLPNEISFLGVLRACSQAGLVKEGWDYFISMTQDYGMIPSVCHYTCMVDLLGRAGKLSEAEALIQNMPIKADCVIWDAFLAACRIHQNMEIGQRVAEKLLEMGTKRSETYLLLSNIYAYQGMWDKAREIRELMKHIAVKKEPGISWIQIKNKVHCFLVGDKKHDAIDEIHLALEDFYRCFRAAGYPDTKVVLHGVEEEQKKNEQDYHSEKLALVCGILRTPNGAPIQIMQNLRICLDCHSFMKFMSKVTKRKIIVRDGNQFHHIWDGTCSCGDFW